One window of Brachybacterium ginsengisoli genomic DNA carries:
- a CDS encoding Fur family transcriptional regulator: MSTAQHTSALRGAGLRVTAPRLATLAAVEEHPHADAETIAQSVRGSLGTVSRQAVYDVLNALSDAELLRRVSVGGRSMQYELHRHDNHHHLVCRECGRLEDIPCAVGEAPCLTPHDDHGFDIEIAEVVYRGVCSDCRAAVGRSEPAAP, translated from the coding sequence ATGTCGACCGCTCAGCACACCTCCGCCCTCCGGGGCGCGGGACTGCGCGTGACCGCACCGCGGCTCGCGACGCTGGCGGCCGTCGAGGAGCATCCGCACGCGGATGCGGAGACCATCGCCCAGTCCGTCCGCGGGAGCCTCGGGACCGTGTCCCGGCAGGCTGTCTACGACGTGCTGAACGCCCTCTCCGACGCGGAGCTGCTGCGTCGTGTGTCGGTGGGCGGGCGCAGCATGCAGTACGAGCTGCACCGCCACGACAACCACCACCATCTGGTCTGCCGCGAGTGCGGTCGGCTCGAGGACATCCCGTGCGCGGTCGGGGAGGCCCCCTGCCTGACCCCGCACGATGACCACGGCTTCGACATCGAGATCGCAGAGGTCGTCTACCGCGGCGTCTGCTCGGACTGTCGTGCGGCCGTCGGCCGTTCGGAGCCCGCCGCCCCCTGA
- a CDS encoding YciI family protein, giving the protein MAKYLMLKHYRGAPKTVNDTPMSEWTEDEIAAHMQFMDDFADRLKESGEFVDSQALSPEGTWVRYDGEGKPPVTDGPFAETKDLIAGWMLIDVDSYERAVELAGELSSEPGAGGEPMGEWLELRPLFVPPPTLSEVGEIVSRERRESR; this is encoded by the coding sequence ATGGCCAAGTACCTGATGCTCAAGCACTACCGCGGCGCTCCGAAGACCGTCAACGACACCCCCATGAGCGAGTGGACCGAGGACGAGATCGCGGCGCACATGCAGTTCATGGACGACTTCGCCGACCGGCTCAAGGAGAGCGGCGAGTTCGTCGACAGCCAGGCCCTCAGCCCCGAGGGCACCTGGGTGCGCTACGACGGCGAGGGGAAGCCGCCGGTCACCGACGGGCCGTTCGCGGAGACCAAGGACCTCATCGCCGGCTGGATGCTCATCGACGTGGACTCCTACGAGCGTGCTGTCGAGCTGGCGGGCGAGCTGTCCTCCGAGCCCGGCGCGGGCGGTGAGCCGATGGGTGAGTGGCTCGAGCTGCGGCCGCTGTTCGTCCCGCCGCCCACCCTCTCGGAGGTCGGCGAGATCGTGAGCCGCGAGAGGCGCGAGAGCCGCTGA
- a CDS encoding RNA polymerase sigma factor: MSTRRGLDEDLLRRTAPAVLQVLVRRGADFAAAEDAVQEALIEALRTFPDAPPRDAKGWLITVAWRKFLDAARSETARRRREGLLEAEPLPGPAASKDDSLQLFFLCAHPSLTPSAAVALTLRAVGGLTTRQIAEAYLVPEATMAQRISRAKRTLAGRRLDEPGSAAAVARTLYLIFNEGYSGDIDLAAEAIRLTRELAHLIDDPEVRGLLALMLLHHARRASRTAADGTLVALAQQDRSRWDTALIQEGVEILQAALARDRLGEFQAQAAIAALHADAPSTEETDWVQIVQWYDELAALTASPVVQLNRAVAVGEADGPRAGLAALAQIDPAVPRYTAVSAHLHEADGDRRSAARLYAEAAEQAASLAERDHLVRQAARLNTDGR, encoded by the coding sequence GTGAGCACACGGCGCGGGCTGGACGAGGACCTGCTGCGACGGACCGCCCCGGCCGTCCTGCAGGTCCTCGTGCGCCGCGGGGCCGACTTCGCCGCGGCGGAGGACGCCGTCCAGGAGGCCCTGATCGAAGCGCTCCGCACCTTCCCGGATGCTCCGCCGAGGGATGCGAAGGGCTGGCTGATCACCGTCGCCTGGCGGAAGTTCCTCGATGCGGCCCGGTCCGAGACCGCCCGGCGCCGCCGCGAGGGTCTGCTCGAGGCCGAGCCGCTGCCCGGTCCCGCCGCGTCGAAGGATGACTCGCTGCAGCTGTTCTTCCTGTGCGCGCATCCCTCGCTGACGCCGTCCGCGGCCGTGGCGCTCACCCTGCGGGCGGTCGGGGGCCTCACCACCCGTCAGATCGCCGAGGCCTATCTCGTCCCGGAGGCGACGATGGCCCAGCGCATCAGTCGGGCCAAACGCACCCTCGCCGGCCGGCGCCTCGACGAGCCGGGCTCCGCGGCGGCGGTCGCGCGCACGCTCTACCTGATCTTCAACGAGGGCTACTCGGGGGACATCGATCTGGCGGCGGAGGCCATCCGCCTCACCCGCGAGCTCGCCCACCTGATCGACGACCCCGAGGTCCGCGGGCTGCTCGCGCTGATGCTGCTGCACCACGCACGTCGCGCGAGCCGCACCGCGGCCGACGGCACCCTCGTCGCGCTCGCCCAGCAGGATCGCTCCCGGTGGGACACCGCGCTGATCCAGGAAGGCGTCGAGATCCTGCAGGCGGCGCTGGCCAGGGATCGTCTGGGCGAGTTCCAGGCCCAGGCGGCGATCGCCGCGCTGCACGCTGACGCCCCGAGCACGGAGGAGACCGACTGGGTCCAGATCGTGCAGTGGTACGACGAGCTCGCCGCGCTCACCGCGAGCCCCGTGGTGCAGCTCAACCGTGCCGTCGCGGTCGGCGAGGCCGACGGCCCGCGGGCAGGCCTCGCCGCGCTCGCCCAGATCGACCCCGCCGTACCCCGGTACACGGCGGTCTCCGCGCACCTGCACGAGGCCGACGGGGACCGCCGATCGGCGGCGCGCCTCTACGCCGAGGCGGCCGAGCAGGCGGCCTCGCTCGCCGAGCGCGATCACCTGGTGCGGCAGGCCGCCCGGCTGAACACCGACGGGCGCTGA
- a CDS encoding SDR family oxidoreductase: MDARTVWVTGAGSGMGRASALAAAQDGRPVALSGRRPEVLDEVAAEIRSAGGTALTVPLDVTDPGAVREAAARIEQELGAVEALVLSAGLNAPKRYWRDQDLAEFAAIVDTNLLGPVSVIDAVLPGMREREAGTIVLISSYSAWRFSPDAGAAYSASKTALGPLAATLNAQENGHGIRACHLCPGDVDSDFLDQRPVVPGAEDRAVMLTPEDIGRAVAFVLTSPAHVVIDELVISPAKPAA, from the coding sequence ATGGATGCACGCACCGTCTGGGTGACCGGGGCCGGTTCCGGCATGGGCAGGGCCTCGGCGCTCGCCGCCGCGCAGGACGGACGTCCGGTCGCGCTGTCCGGTCGTCGGCCCGAGGTGCTCGACGAGGTCGCCGCCGAGATCCGCTCTGCGGGCGGGACGGCGCTGACGGTGCCGCTGGACGTCACCGACCCGGGCGCTGTGCGCGAGGCCGCGGCCCGCATCGAGCAGGAGCTCGGCGCGGTGGAGGCCCTCGTGCTCTCCGCGGGCCTGAACGCCCCCAAGCGCTACTGGCGCGATCAGGACCTCGCCGAGTTCGCCGCGATCGTGGACACCAACCTGCTGGGTCCCGTCTCGGTGATCGATGCCGTGCTGCCGGGGATGCGGGAGCGCGAGGCCGGCACCATCGTGCTGATCTCCTCGTACTCCGCCTGGCGCTTCTCCCCCGACGCCGGCGCCGCCTACAGCGCCTCCAAGACGGCGCTCGGACCGCTCGCCGCGACCCTGAACGCCCAGGAGAACGGTCACGGGATCCGCGCCTGCCACCTCTGCCCCGGCGACGTGGACAGCGACTTCCTGGACCAGCGCCCGGTGGTCCCCGGCGCGGAGGACCGCGCGGTGATGCTGACGCCCGAGGACATCGGCCGCGCCGTCGCCTTCGTGCTGACCAGCCCCGCGCACGTGGTCATCGACGAGCTCGTGATCAGCCCGGCGAAGCCCGCCGCCTGA
- a CDS encoding ABC transporter ATP-binding protein: MTSTTPSTAPGIGLEVRGVRKVYGTRAAVDGLTFSCAPGSVTGFLGPNGAGKSTTLRILTGLARADEGEALVGGEEFRRLEHPARTIGVMLDARALHNGRTGLETLRLTARTVGMPAARADEVLEMVGLKEAGAKRVGGYSYGMRQRLGIGVALIGDPAVLVLDEPANGLDPEGIRWMRRLLRSFADAGGTVLLSSHQLREVEATVDRLVVISQGRLVSEGTLEELTAGSGTRVTSLDPQGLRAALDRHGIAYEPRAEGELEVSLAPEDVGRLALREQLVLTSLGATPGGGLEEVFFTLTGQSEAPAGGADPATAAAEPTPSAEPAAAPQR; the protein is encoded by the coding sequence ATGACTTCCACGACCCCCTCCACCGCCCCCGGCATCGGCCTCGAGGTGCGCGGCGTCCGCAAGGTGTACGGAACCCGCGCCGCCGTCGACGGCCTGACCTTCTCCTGCGCTCCCGGCTCGGTCACCGGCTTCCTCGGCCCCAACGGCGCCGGCAAGTCGACCACCCTGCGCATCCTCACCGGGCTCGCCCGGGCCGATGAGGGCGAGGCCCTCGTCGGCGGTGAGGAGTTCCGACGCCTCGAGCACCCCGCCCGCACCATCGGCGTGATGCTCGACGCCCGCGCCCTCCACAACGGCCGCACCGGCCTGGAGACGCTGCGCCTGACCGCCCGCACCGTCGGGATGCCGGCGGCGAGGGCCGACGAGGTCCTCGAGATGGTGGGCCTGAAGGAGGCCGGGGCCAAGCGCGTCGGCGGCTACTCCTACGGCATGCGCCAGCGGCTCGGCATCGGCGTCGCCCTGATCGGCGACCCCGCGGTGCTGGTCCTGGACGAGCCGGCCAACGGCCTGGATCCCGAGGGGATCCGCTGGATGCGGCGCCTGCTGCGCTCCTTCGCCGACGCCGGCGGCACCGTGCTGCTCTCCAGCCACCAGCTGCGCGAGGTCGAGGCGACCGTGGACCGCCTGGTGGTCATCTCGCAGGGCCGCCTGGTCAGCGAGGGCACCCTCGAGGAGCTCACCGCCGGCTCCGGCACGAGGGTGACCTCCCTGGATCCGCAGGGCCTGCGGGCGGCGCTCGACCGCCACGGCATCGCCTACGAACCTCGCGCCGAGGGCGAGCTCGAGGTGAGCCTCGCCCCGGAGGACGTGGGCCGCCTCGCGCTGCGCGAGCAGCTGGTCCTCACCTCGCTCGGCGCCACCCCCGGCGGCGGCCTCGAGGAGGTCTTCTTCACCCTCACCGGCCAGAGCGAGGCCCCCGCCGGCGGCGCCGACCCTGCGACAGCGGCCGCCGAGCCGACCCCCAGCGCCGAGCCCGCCGCGGCCCCGCAGCGTTGA
- a CDS encoding metallopeptidase family protein yields MIRISREEFEEAVDDALDSLPEEVARTIAEANVVILVEEEPTPEQAGGSELLGLYEGIPLDRRSVFQGYAMPDRIFVFRGPLQRHASSREHLVCQIAVTVLHEIGHLFGLSDARLHELGWG; encoded by the coding sequence ATGATCCGGATCAGCCGCGAGGAGTTCGAGGAGGCGGTCGACGACGCCCTGGACTCGCTGCCCGAGGAGGTGGCCCGCACGATCGCCGAGGCGAACGTCGTGATCCTCGTCGAGGAGGAGCCCACCCCGGAGCAGGCCGGCGGTTCTGAGCTGCTGGGGCTGTACGAGGGGATACCGCTGGACAGGCGCAGCGTCTTCCAGGGCTACGCGATGCCCGACCGGATCTTCGTCTTCCGCGGTCCGCTGCAGCGCCATGCCTCCTCGCGCGAGCACCTCGTTTGCCAGATCGCGGTGACGGTGCTGCACGAGATCGGTCATCTCTTCGGCCTCAGCGACGCCCGCCTCCACGAGCTGGGCTGGGGCTGA
- a CDS encoding sensor histidine kinase, with protein MDEQGAPMRHRWQEVLLVVAILTETILGIILSSSAGDVWRAVLTLVLGAALLQRHQHWRWLLPVLLVANIISMSITVLIVVTYAYATRSHHRVLTLLVAVLAVLTGALPPLLWVSTSPYMDLTSLILIVLVVAASAATGMYTSARRALLHQLQQRAEQAESGRAVAEEQARRAERTRIAREMHDIVAHKISLVAMHAGALEVNPTLEREQVQQSAGLIRQTAATALSELREVLGVLRGDGDEAPLAPQPTWEDVRRLVTTSREAGIAVDLFDFIDDVVPDPLARTAYRVVQEGLTNIHKHALHTRARVALIGEPGTELVIEVSNVLPKGFTTDLPGARMGLSGIETRVTHAGGTITSGPTDDGRFEVRAVIPWPMAT; from the coding sequence GTGGACGAACAGGGAGCACCGATGAGGCACCGCTGGCAGGAGGTGCTGCTCGTCGTCGCGATCCTGACCGAGACGATCCTCGGGATCATCCTCTCCTCGTCCGCCGGCGACGTGTGGCGGGCCGTCCTCACCCTCGTGCTGGGCGCGGCGCTGCTGCAGCGGCACCAGCACTGGCGCTGGCTGCTCCCGGTGCTGCTGGTCGCGAACATCATCTCGATGTCGATCACGGTGCTGATCGTCGTCACCTACGCCTACGCGACCCGCAGCCACCACCGCGTGCTCACGCTCCTGGTGGCCGTCCTCGCCGTGCTCACCGGTGCGCTGCCGCCCCTGCTGTGGGTCTCGACCAGCCCGTACATGGACCTGACGAGCCTCATCCTGATCGTCCTGGTCGTCGCGGCCTCGGCAGCGACGGGCATGTACACCTCGGCCCGTCGGGCGCTGCTGCACCAGCTGCAGCAGCGCGCCGAACAGGCCGAGTCCGGCCGTGCCGTCGCCGAGGAGCAGGCCCGACGGGCCGAGCGCACCCGCATCGCCCGCGAGATGCACGACATCGTCGCGCACAAGATCTCGCTGGTGGCGATGCATGCCGGTGCCCTCGAGGTGAACCCGACCCTCGAGCGCGAGCAGGTCCAGCAGTCCGCGGGGCTCATCCGGCAGACTGCGGCGACGGCGCTGTCGGAGCTGCGCGAGGTGCTGGGTGTTCTGCGCGGCGACGGGGACGAGGCCCCGCTCGCACCGCAGCCCACCTGGGAGGACGTGCGCCGCCTGGTCACGACCTCGCGGGAGGCCGGCATCGCGGTGGACCTCTTCGACTTCATCGACGACGTGGTGCCGGACCCCCTGGCTCGCACCGCGTACCGCGTCGTCCAGGAGGGGCTGACCAACATCCACAAGCACGCGCTGCACACCCGGGCGAGGGTCGCGCTGATCGGCGAGCCCGGCACCGAGCTCGTGATCGAGGTCAGTAATGTGCTCCCCAAGGGGTTCACCACAGATCTCCCCGGGGCCCGGATGGGGCTGTCGGGCATCGAGACGCGCGTGACGCATGCGGGCGGGACCATCACGTCGGGACCCACCGACGACGGACGATTCGAAGTGAGGGCGGTGATCCCGTGGCCGATGGCGACGTGA
- a CDS encoding ABC transporter permease: MRPDIDLRAYLDTRGATILLTLSLLAILAFAALGGLIQPAVMPEGTSDVEFTFIVLSLPLSLIIPVIVVMMTAGEWSDRSIQNTFLQRPGRLGVLASKVIAATALVLVVVALSIGLAAAATWVGGELMGEGAVFSSFESLLSTQLVVLAASLLFALAMGILLQSTVIGLVVAIGVPFVISTAGALTAAFGSEVVADVVRAVDLTSAASALGTGDAGAFELLPLLLLVVVPTVLGVRRWSLREVG, encoded by the coding sequence ATGCGACCCGACATCGACCTGCGCGCCTATCTCGACACCCGCGGCGCGACCATCCTGCTCACCCTCTCCCTGCTCGCGATCCTCGCCTTCGCCGCGCTCGGCGGCCTGATCCAGCCCGCCGTGATGCCCGAGGGCACCAGCGACGTGGAGTTCACCTTCATCGTGCTCAGCCTCCCGCTGAGCCTGATCATCCCCGTGATCGTCGTGATGATGACGGCGGGGGAGTGGTCCGACCGCTCCATCCAGAACACCTTCCTCCAGCGCCCCGGACGGCTCGGGGTGCTGGCCTCCAAGGTCATCGCCGCGACCGCGTTGGTGCTGGTGGTGGTGGCGCTCTCGATCGGACTGGCGGCCGCGGCCACCTGGGTCGGCGGCGAGCTGATGGGGGAGGGCGCCGTCTTCTCCTCGTTCGAGAGCCTGCTGAGCACCCAGCTCGTGGTCCTCGCCGCGAGCCTGCTGTTCGCCCTGGCCATGGGCATCCTGCTGCAGTCCACCGTGATCGGTCTGGTCGTCGCGATCGGCGTGCCCTTCGTGATCAGCACCGCCGGCGCGCTCACCGCGGCGTTCGGTTCCGAGGTCGTCGCCGACGTGGTGCGGGCCGTGGACCTCACCTCGGCGGCGAGCGCGCTGGGCACCGGGGATGCGGGAGCGTTCGAGCTGCTGCCCCTGCTGCTGCTCGTGGTGGTGCCGACGGTGCTGGGCGTGCGTCGCTGGAGCCTGCGCGAGGTCGGATGA
- a CDS encoding SDR family NAD(P)-dependent oxidoreductase, which yields MQIDLSGRVVLVTGAGRGIGRTIAEAFAGEGSTVVALDLDPGALAALEAESIADLALTCDITDPEQVRDAVATIEERYGRLDVLINNAGINAEGPLESFDPALWDTVFAVNVRGVLNTCQAAIPLMKKQGSGRIINAASFAAIIPSVDAAAYGASKAAVVQMTRVLASELGPWGITVNAYAPGMIPTAMNGFAALDEEAAATKLDQLSLRRWGLPEDVANLCLFLAGDLSSYITGALLDVSGGKFATQDPGAAWRAL from the coding sequence ATGCAGATCGACCTGTCCGGGCGCGTCGTGCTCGTCACCGGTGCCGGCCGAGGGATCGGCCGCACCATCGCAGAGGCCTTCGCGGGGGAGGGGTCGACGGTCGTGGCCCTGGATCTCGATCCCGGGGCGCTCGCCGCGCTGGAGGCGGAGTCGATCGCCGACCTCGCCCTCACCTGCGACATCACGGATCCGGAGCAGGTGCGCGACGCGGTCGCCACGATCGAGGAGCGCTACGGGCGGCTCGACGTGCTCATCAACAACGCGGGCATCAACGCCGAGGGCCCGCTGGAGTCCTTCGACCCGGCGCTGTGGGACACCGTCTTCGCCGTCAACGTGCGCGGCGTGCTGAACACCTGCCAGGCCGCGATCCCGCTCATGAAGAAGCAGGGTTCGGGCCGGATCATCAACGCGGCCTCGTTCGCCGCGATCATCCCGAGCGTGGACGCCGCCGCCTACGGCGCCTCCAAGGCGGCGGTCGTGCAGATGACCCGCGTGCTGGCCAGCGAGCTCGGCCCGTGGGGCATCACCGTGAACGCCTACGCCCCCGGCATGATCCCCACGGCCATGAACGGTTTCGCCGCCCTGGACGAGGAGGCCGCTGCGACGAAGCTGGACCAGCTGAGCCTGCGCCGCTGGGGACTGCCGGAGGACGTCGCGAACCTCTGCCTGTTCCTGGCCGGGGACCTCTCGAGCTACATCACCGGGGCGCTCCTCGACGTCAGCGGCGGGAAGTTCGCCACCCAGGACCCCGGGGCGGCCTGGCGCGCGCTCTGA
- the mraY gene encoding phospho-N-acetylmuramoyl-pentapeptide-transferase, with protein sequence MNLILIGATISVVVGLIGTRLYAALARRRGWGQFVRVDGPTSHLSKRGTPQMGGIAIIATTLMAYLGAHLATWSVPTVSGLLVLLLMLGAGFIGFLDDFSKIRKEQSEGLTSRQKLAGQIGIAVVFALLATRFPRDGLTPASFRISVVRDTAVDFAVLGTVIGLVLFIAWATLMIAAASNAVNLTDGLDGQATGASVMVFIALSLIGAWQSLKSCSIAVVAGCYEVRDPLDLALVATCIAGACIGFLWWNAPPAKLFMGDTGSLALGAALAGIAIMSRTELLMIVLGGLFVFETAAVIIQVSVFKATKRRNGGVGKRVFRMTPIHHHFELLGWSQVTVAIRFWIIAAVCVSAGLAIFYGEWVLAAG encoded by the coding sequence ATGAACCTGATCCTGATCGGCGCGACGATCTCCGTGGTCGTCGGGCTCATCGGCACACGTCTGTACGCGGCGCTCGCGCGCCGCCGGGGGTGGGGGCAGTTCGTCCGGGTCGACGGCCCCACCAGCCATCTGTCCAAGCGCGGCACCCCGCAGATGGGCGGCATCGCCATCATCGCGACCACGCTGATGGCCTACCTCGGTGCGCATCTGGCGACCTGGTCGGTGCCCACCGTCTCGGGACTGCTGGTGCTGCTGCTGATGCTGGGCGCCGGGTTCATCGGCTTCCTCGATGACTTCTCGAAGATCCGCAAGGAGCAGTCGGAGGGCCTTACCTCGAGGCAGAAGCTGGCTGGTCAGATCGGCATCGCCGTCGTGTTCGCCCTGCTGGCGACCCGCTTCCCGCGGGACGGGCTCACCCCGGCGAGCTTCCGGATCTCCGTCGTGCGGGACACGGCTGTGGACTTCGCGGTGCTCGGGACCGTGATCGGTCTGGTGCTGTTCATCGCGTGGGCGACGCTGATGATCGCGGCGGCCAGCAACGCCGTGAACCTCACCGACGGGCTCGACGGACAGGCCACGGGTGCGTCCGTGATGGTGTTCATCGCCCTCTCGCTGATCGGCGCGTGGCAGTCGCTGAAGAGCTGCTCGATCGCCGTCGTGGCAGGTTGTTACGAGGTGCGTGATCCGCTGGACCTCGCGCTCGTGGCCACCTGCATCGCCGGGGCCTGCATCGGCTTCCTGTGGTGGAACGCGCCGCCGGCGAAGCTGTTCATGGGCGATACCGGCTCCCTGGCCCTCGGCGCCGCGCTCGCCGGCATCGCGATCATGTCCCGCACGGAGCTGCTGATGATCGTGCTCGGCGGCCTGTTCGTCTTCGAGACCGCGGCCGTCATCATCCAGGTCAGCGTCTTCAAGGCGACCAAGCGCAGGAACGGCGGGGTCGGGAAGCGGGTCTTCCGCATGACCCCCATCCATCATCACTTCGAGCTGCTCGGGTGGAGCCAGGTCACCGTCGCGATCCGCTTCTGGATCATCGCCGCCGTGTGCGTGAGCGCGGGCCTCGCGATCTTCTACGGGGAATGGGTGCTGGCTGCGGGGTGA
- a CDS encoding alpha/beta hydrolase produces MAPPARTRRPLARLAAGAAAALLLLAGCTDAGPAQGDAGASDGAAAKGAAASDGGASDAEDDGPALQAVDPSAAADLPGDPAEDPAYATYYDQQIEWGPCEDVYAEGVECGTLTVPLAWNDPGAGDIDLAVARVKASGESTGSLVTNPGGPGLSGVNALDGLMYSISPAVTASYDVVGFDSRGVYRSEGITCLDDKDLDKYLSGTAEPSSEGTNDEPVDWAARAAEACEAHSGGILPYLDTLSTARDMDVLRAALGEEQLDYLGYSYGTYLGSSYAELYPDRVGRFVLDGAVDPTLTRQQFGAGQAEGFERATEAFLADCLDAGSSCPFHGTEEEAKQQLLDLLAGIDAEPLGTTSVDRELTGAIARSAVLSLMYEDGQWELGREALTAAADGDGSLLLDYSDRSNERGFDGTYRTNAAFAMTAVSCLDRPGLADAEQAAEEAERIAEKYPTFGPVLGGDACAEWPVPPLREPAPITAKGAGPIVVIGTTGDPATPYAWAQNLSAQLDDAVLLTFEGNGHTAYGRSGGCIEKQVDTFLLEGIVPEDGMTC; encoded by the coding sequence ATGGCCCCTCCTGCTCGCACCCGCCGCCCGCTCGCCCGCCTCGCCGCCGGTGCCGCCGCGGCGCTCCTGCTGCTGGCGGGATGCACCGATGCCGGGCCCGCTCAGGGAGACGCCGGAGCCTCCGACGGCGCGGCGGCGAAGGGAGCCGCCGCCTCGGACGGCGGTGCCTCGGACGCCGAGGACGACGGTCCTGCGCTGCAGGCGGTCGACCCCTCCGCCGCCGCGGATCTCCCCGGCGACCCGGCGGAGGACCCGGCCTACGCGACCTATTACGACCAGCAGATCGAGTGGGGTCCCTGCGAGGACGTCTACGCCGAGGGCGTGGAGTGCGGCACCCTCACCGTCCCGCTGGCCTGGAACGATCCCGGCGCCGGGGACATCGATCTCGCCGTGGCGCGGGTGAAGGCCTCGGGCGAGTCCACGGGCTCCCTGGTCACCAACCCCGGCGGGCCCGGCCTCTCCGGGGTGAACGCCCTCGACGGCCTGATGTACTCGATCTCGCCCGCGGTCACCGCGTCCTACGACGTGGTCGGCTTCGACTCCCGCGGGGTGTACCGCTCGGAGGGCATCACCTGCCTGGACGACAAGGACCTCGACAAGTACCTCTCGGGCACCGCCGAACCCTCCTCCGAGGGGACCAACGACGAGCCCGTGGACTGGGCCGCGCGTGCCGCCGAGGCCTGCGAGGCGCACTCCGGCGGCATCCTGCCCTACCTCGACACCCTCTCCACCGCCCGTGACATGGACGTGCTGCGCGCCGCGCTCGGCGAGGAGCAGCTCGACTACCTCGGCTACTCCTACGGCACCTACCTCGGATCGAGCTACGCCGAGCTGTACCCGGACCGGGTGGGACGCTTCGTGCTCGACGGCGCCGTGGACCCCACGCTCACCCGTCAGCAGTTCGGGGCCGGTCAGGCGGAGGGCTTCGAGCGGGCCACCGAGGCCTTCCTCGCCGACTGCCTGGACGCGGGATCGAGCTGCCCCTTCCACGGCACCGAGGAGGAGGCGAAGCAGCAGCTGCTGGACCTCCTCGCCGGGATCGACGCCGAGCCGCTGGGCACCACCTCCGTGGATCGTGAGCTCACCGGGGCGATCGCCCGCTCGGCCGTGCTGTCGCTGATGTACGAGGACGGGCAGTGGGAGCTGGGCCGGGAGGCGCTCACCGCAGCCGCCGACGGAGACGGCTCCCTGCTGCTGGACTACTCGGACCGCTCGAACGAACGAGGCTTCGACGGCACCTATCGCACCAACGCCGCCTTCGCGATGACCGCGGTGAGCTGCCTGGATCGGCCCGGCCTCGCCGATGCTGAGCAGGCGGCCGAGGAGGCGGAGCGGATCGCGGAGAAGTACCCGACCTTCGGCCCGGTCCTCGGCGGGGACGCCTGCGCGGAGTGGCCGGTGCCACCGCTGCGCGAGCCCGCCCCGATCACCGCGAAGGGTGCCGGTCCGATCGTGGTCATCGGCACCACCGGGGACCCCGCCACCCCGTACGCCTGGGCGCAGAACCTCTCCGCGCAGCTCGACGACGCGGTGCTGCTGACCTTCGAGGGCAACGGGCACACCGCCTACGGCCGCTCGGGCGGCTGCATCGAGAAGCAGGTCGACACCTTCCTGCTCGAGGGCATCGTGCCGGAGGACGGCATGACCTGCTGA
- a CDS encoding response regulator, producing the protein MADGDVTRVGLIDDDSLVRAGLAMILGADPGIEVVAQGGDGAEAVTLVQKHRPDVLLMDVRMPKLDGIAATRAVSDLPNPPKIIMLTTFDMDEYVFQALEAGADGFLLKDTPPQDLARAVHVVAGGDAMLSPTITRRMLSHFSEANPGSRQDRHPGISLLTERETEVLGAVGAGLSNAQIGMRLFMSEATVKAHVSKIFAKLDCTNRVQIAIIAHEAGLTDLDSGQI; encoded by the coding sequence GTGGCCGATGGCGACGTGACGCGCGTAGGACTGATCGACGACGACTCCCTGGTGCGCGCCGGGCTGGCGATGATCCTCGGGGCGGACCCCGGCATCGAGGTCGTGGCACAGGGCGGCGACGGTGCGGAGGCCGTGACGCTGGTGCAGAAGCACCGGCCCGACGTGCTGCTGATGGACGTGCGCATGCCCAAGCTCGACGGCATCGCCGCGACCCGTGCCGTCAGCGACCTGCCGAACCCGCCCAAGATCATCATGCTCACCACGTTCGACATGGACGAGTACGTGTTCCAGGCGCTCGAGGCCGGAGCGGACGGCTTCCTGCTCAAGGACACCCCGCCGCAGGACCTGGCCCGTGCGGTCCATGTGGTCGCCGGCGGCGACGCGATGCTCTCGCCGACCATCACCCGCCGCATGCTCTCCCACTTCTCGGAGGCGAATCCGGGCTCTCGCCAGGATCGCCATCCCGGGATCTCCCTGCTCACCGAGCGCGAGACGGAGGTGCTCGGGGCGGTGGGCGCCGGACTCTCCAACGCTCAGATCGGCATGCGGCTGTTCATGAGCGAGGCGACGGTGAAGGCGCACGTCTCGAAGATCTTCGCGAAGCTCGACTGCACCAACCGGGTCCAGATCGCGATCATCGCGCACGAGGCCGGGCTCACCGACCTCGACAGCGGCCAGATCTGA